Sequence from the Exiguobacterium aurantiacum genome:
GCCGTCTGTTCATAGTTTTCTTCCATCGAGAAACTGTCACGTAATTGTTGTTCTGTGATCCACGATTTGTCCATTCTCTCCACCTCGTTCTCTTTGTTTCTACACTTCCACCGTTGTCTCCTCGTTTAAACGCATCAAATGTCGGAAATACCATTATTAACGATAGGAGTTGGTAGATGTGGTGGACAAACAAGTTGATGTACTGATCGTCGGAGCGGGCCCGACCGGACTCACGCTCGCATTGACGTTAGCCAGATATGGCATTTCATTTGAAATCATCGATCGCAAGACGACCCCGTCAAATAATTCTCGTGCCATCGGGATTCAGCCGCGGACGATCGAAGTGTTCTCTCGGCTCGATGTCGCCAAAGAAGTGCTCGGCCGGGCCCGGACGATCGAGAAAGGGAATCTGTACTTCTCGGGTCAATGGACGGCCAAGCTCGAATTTTCTCGCCTCGTCACGCCGTACCCGTTCGTGACGTTGCTGCGTCAAAATGAGACCGAGGCGATTTTAGAGGATGCGTTAAACGGACACGGTCATTCCGTCCAGCGCGGCGAGTCGCTCGTCTCGTTGACACACTATCCGTCCCGCGTGCTAGCCCACCTCGAGTCGGATGCGTCGAACCGGACGATTGAAGCCAAATACGTCGTCGGGGCTGACGGCGCGAACAGTTCGATTCGACGGATGCTCGCCCTCCCATTCAGCGGAAAATCGTTTAAAGAGTCTTGGGTGCTCGCCGATATGAAAGCGAAGTGGAACATCTCGCGCGAAGAAGTGCATATCTTCTTTTCCGACCGGGGCGTCTTAGAAGTATTCCCGCTCACGGATGACACGATTCGCATCACGGGCAATCTCGCGAGCGACGAGTCGTTCAGCGAGGCAGAACTGCGCAAGTTGATTGAACAGCGCAGCCATATGGATGTCGAGATCGATGAAGTCGAATGGTTCTCGCTCTTCCGGGTCCACAATCGGATGGTCGACTCGTTCATCCACAACCGAGTCATTTTAATGGGAGACGCCGCCCACATCAACTCACCCGTCGGCGGACAAGGGATGAACACCGGCATCGCCGACTCGTTCAATCTCGGT
This genomic interval carries:
- a CDS encoding FAD-dependent monooxygenase, producing the protein MVDKQVDVLIVGAGPTGLTLALTLARYGISFEIIDRKTTPSNNSRAIGIQPRTIEVFSRLDVAKEVLGRARTIEKGNLYFSGQWTAKLEFSRLVTPYPFVTLLRQNETEAILEDALNGHGHSVQRGESLVSLTHYPSRVLAHLESDASNRTIEAKYVVGADGANSSIRRMLALPFSGKSFKESWVLADMKAKWNISREEVHIFFSDRGVLEVFPLTDDTIRITGNLASDESFSEAELRKLIEQRSHMDVEIDEVEWFSLFRVHNRMVDSFIHNRVILMGDAAHINSPVGGQGMNTGIADSFNLGWKLWLHLKAGSPFHVVASYRDEREHVARNVLQTTNVATEVLQTTLPVLLPFQALGADVFTRVNLVNQKITERIAQLHLSYPGHSRIPFLRVTKGKIFPEIEIIRTDDGLRTKISEIADGRFQVLILDDDKRDATALYDYLNDHQSFFQIITLSKTSRPFFDQGNELAKSLFMKRGVLVIRPDGYLLHKQRHLRPEALQATMAAWLPTP